The following are from one region of the Quercus robur chromosome 1, dhQueRobu3.1, whole genome shotgun sequence genome:
- the LOC126691876 gene encoding uncharacterized protein LOC126691876 isoform X1 yields the protein MSLETEETAMASLGMKKRKKYWSQSQSPSPMIMTTSAVSSLDSSASQLHTHENVYSSRKIIINNKLDVPNNKSVQVEEESFIIEKRKSNNRARPRPRPRRGGKNRVVVLSPYFAKQQQRPTTSTSTRIINKSNEIDLGFDGNAKGRRKDSRRYTQQGLEDEDHKMESDYQIASPLEDGSLQNEILKLEDLLSQCTYKTKDGQYDDVDGGRNLAAEVENEAVMLPSIYANLKEDQLQQPGLQIGKLSHSKRRRRNEKQQAIARVDIRKVSPYFANEGGPKVEETIPNKNTVISKHSRGDGDPRKDKKRGKRKDDRISKECTKSNEILGFEKAVLIDEDVGLTEVFDGNAKGRRKDSRHYTRDFHKMVVKDEEREMADEEQKMELDYKIKRRTSPFEGSLQNEDLKLEDVLSQYTYRSHDMTENGKNGQHDEEQEKKCSEKLSFPFEMTNNSSVLPDDGSRNLAGKVENEAVILPSILTNLKEEQVPQNGLEIGKVSRSKWRRRNEKQQAIAHVEIRKVSPYFWRSTGQVVRNDGDGTKKMKPPRRCATTHATSVRVSPYFQKISKEEENEDGRLLEGSNGYKKPVAIRTVLSSSEKLDNAYRRKSPDNMWKPPRTTPGLLQERHAHDPWRVLVICMLLNRTSGFQARRVISNLFTLCPDAKTATEVAKEEIEKIIKTLGLQKKRASMIQRLSREYMGESWTHVTQLHGVGKYAADAYAIFCTGKWDQVRPNDHMLNHYWRFLKDRERKRGLI from the exons ATGTCGTTGGAAACAGAAGAAACGGCGATGGCGTCGTTGGGtatgaagaaaaggaaaaagtattGGTCTCAGTCTCAGTCTCCGTCTCCGATGATCATGACAACCTCCGCCGTAAGTTCTCTCGATTCCTCTGCATCTCAATTACATACTCATGAGAATGTTTATTCTTCTAGGAAAatcatcatcaacaataaaCTTGATGTTCCAAATAATAAGAGTGTACAAGTAGAAGAAGAGTCGTTTAttattgagaaaagaaaatcgAATAATAGAGCTAGACCTAGACCTAGACCTAGACGAGGAGGTAAGAATAGGGTTGTGGTGCTTTCTCCTTATTTTGCTAAGCAACAACAACGACCCACCACCAGCACCAGCACCAGAATCATCAACAAGTCGAATGAGATTGATCTGGGGTTTGATGGTAATGCCAAGGGGAGACGAAAGGATAGTCGGCGTTACACGCAGCAGGGTTTGGAGGATGAAGATCATAAAATGGAGTCCGATTACCAAATAGCCAGTCCACTTGAGGATGGAAGTTTACAAAATGAGATTTTAAAGCTTGAAGATCTCCTCTCACAATGCACTTACAAGACAAAGGATGGCCAGTATGATGATGTTGATGGTGGCAGGAACTTAGCTGCGGAGGTTGAGAATGAGGCTGTTATGTTACCAAGCATTTATGCTAACTTGAAAGAAGACCAATTGCAGCAACCTGGGTTACAAATTGGAAAGCTTTCTCATTCCAAGCGCAggagaagaaatgaaaaacagcAAGCAATAGCTCGTGTTGATATTCGAAAGGTCTCCCCTTACTTTGCAAATGAAGGAGGACCCAAGGTTGAGGAGACCATTCCCAACAAAAACACTGTAATATCAAAGCATAGTAGAGGTGATGGTGACCCAAGGAAGGATAAGAAGAGGGGGAAGAGAAAGGATGATAGAATTAGCAAGGAGTGTACCAAGTCTAATGAGATACTGGGGTTTGAGAAAGCCGTTTTAATAGATGAGGATGTAGGTTTAACTGAAGTTTTTGATGGTAATGCCAAGGGGAGAAGAAAGGATAGCAGGCATTACACGCGGGATTTTCACAAAATGGTAGTTAAAGATGAGGAGAGGGAGATGGCGGATGAAGAGCAAAAAATGGAGTTAGATTACAAAATAAAACGTAGGACTAGTCCATTTGAGGGAAGTTTACAAAATGAGGATTTGAAGCTTGAGGATGTTCTGTCACAATACACTTACAGGAGTCATGATATGACAGAGAACGGAAAGAATGGCCAGCATGATGAGGAGCAAGAGAAGAAATGTAGCGAGAAACTTAGTTTCCCATTTGAGATGACAAACAATTCATCCGTTCTACCTGATGATGGTAGCAGGAACTTGGCTGGGAAGGTTGAGAATGAGGCTGTTATATTGCCAAGCATTCTCacaaacttgaaagaagagCAAGTGCCGCAAAATGGGTTAGAAATTGGAAAGGTTTCTCGTTCCAAGTGGAggagaagaaatgaaaaacagcAAGCAATAGCTCATGTTGAAATTCGAAAGGTCTCCCCTTACTTCTGGAGGTCAACGGGACAGGTGGTAAGAAATGATGGTGATggtacaaaaaaaatgaaaccaccAAGACGTTGTGCAACAACTCATGCTACTTCTGTGAGGGTCTCACCCTACTTCCAAAAGAtatccaaagaagaagaaaatgaagatggCCGTTTGTTGGAAGGTAGCAATGGATATAAAAAACCTGTTGCAATTAGGACtgttctttcttcttctgagAAGCTAGACAATGCATACCGAAGAAAAAGTCCAGATAACATGTGGAAGCCTCCGCGCACCACCCCTGGTCTACTCCAAGAGCGTCATGCCCATGATCCTTGGAGGGTATTGGTGATATGTATGCTCCTAAATCGGACATCTGGTTTTCAG GCTAGAAGGGTTATATCGAATCTCTTTACTCTTTGTCCTGATGCAAAGACAGCAACCGAGGTTGCCAAAGAGGAAATAGAAAAGATTATAAAAACTCTAGGTCTACAAAAGAAGAGGGCTTCGATGATACAACGCTTGTCTCGGGAGTATATGGGGGAAAGCTGGACCCATGTGACTCAGCTGCATGGTGTTGGCAA GTATGCAGCTGATGCGTACGCAATATTTTGTACAGGAAAGTGGGACCAGGTAAGGCCTAATGATCATATGCTAAATCATTACTGGAGATTTCtcaaagatagagagagaaagagaggactGATCTGA
- the LOC126714372 gene encoding probable transcription factor At2g01370 isoform X2, protein MGEERKKKKKMMMKWRREEQEWQPAICDDTHHQDPDHDSSNDSSYHEDEESPNSSESSFKPEELEEAKAEAKSNEYCYDDALNEFLAMSSPSSAETEYHPEELDSSPKRSIKKEAIEDSDSNSEDNGKNKKKKTTMVWRENDTLNLLQSLYKYAENKRADPVAATADMNSFYNSFKKTFHCKVTRLQVADKVRKLKKKFKDNLEKKGKTFSFSNLHEKNLYKLSKSIWGLRRDSRETKCVVNKKLKFDFEGHGMEAFVKKRGLSLSSFKDTKKKTSLKEKWNEFKFSELETTRRQAAFERELYELALDELPSGSL, encoded by the exons atgggagaagagagaaagaagaagaagaagatgatgatgaaatGGAGAAGAGAAGAACAAGAATGGCAGCCAGCCATATG CGATGATACCCATCATCAAGATCCTGACCATGACAGTTCAAATGATAGTAGCTATCACGAAGATGAAGAGTCACCTAATTCCTCTGAATCCTCCTTTAAACCAGAAGAATTAGAAGAGGCAAAAGCTGAAGCAAAATCCAATGAGTATTGTTACGATGATGCGCTCAATGAGTTCCTGGCTATGTCATCTCCATCTTCTGCTGAAACTGAATACCATCCTGAAGAACTTGACTCTTCACCTAAGCGCTCAATCAAAAAGGAAGCTATAGAGGACTCTGACTCCAACTCCGAAGACAATGgcaagaataagaagaagaaaacgacAATGGTGTGGAGGGAAAACGACACGCTTAACCTTCTCCAATCCTTGTATAAATACGCTGAGAACAAGCGTGCTGATCCAGTTGCTGCAACTGCAGACATGAATAGTTTTTATAACTCATTCAAGAAAACTTTTCACTGCAAAGTTACGAGACTTCAGGTGGCCGATAAAGTGAGAAAACTGAAGAAAAAGTTTAAGGATAATCttgaaaagaaagggaaaactttttctttttccaaccTCCACGAGAAAAATTTGTATAAACTATCTAAAAGTATATGGGGATTGCGAAGGGATTCGCGTGAAACCAAATGCGTGGTTAATAAGAAGTTGAAGTTTGATTTTGAGGGTCATGGTATGGAGGCATTTGTGAAAAAGCGTGGACTGAGTTTGAGTAGCTTTAAAGACACTAAGAAAAAAACGTCTTTGAAGGAAAAGTGGAATGAGTTTAAATTTTCTGAATTGGAGACAACCCGCAGGCAGGCTGCATTCGAACGAGAGCTCTACGAATTGGCATTGGATGAATTGCCCTCGGGTTCTCTTTAA
- the LOC126714372 gene encoding probable transcription factor At2g01370 isoform X1, whose amino-acid sequence MGEERKKKKKMMMKWRREEQEWQPAIWWGSQIYGDDTHHQDPDHDSSNDSSYHEDEESPNSSESSFKPEELEEAKAEAKSNEYCYDDALNEFLAMSSPSSAETEYHPEELDSSPKRSIKKEAIEDSDSNSEDNGKNKKKKTTMVWRENDTLNLLQSLYKYAENKRADPVAATADMNSFYNSFKKTFHCKVTRLQVADKVRKLKKKFKDNLEKKGKTFSFSNLHEKNLYKLSKSIWGLRRDSRETKCVVNKKLKFDFEGHGMEAFVKKRGLSLSSFKDTKKKTSLKEKWNEFKFSELETTRRQAAFERELYELALDELPSGSL is encoded by the exons atgggagaagagagaaagaagaagaagaagatgatgatgaaatGGAGAAGAGAAGAACAAGAATGGCAGCCAGCCATATGGTGGGGATCTCAGATTTATGG CGATGATACCCATCATCAAGATCCTGACCATGACAGTTCAAATGATAGTAGCTATCACGAAGATGAAGAGTCACCTAATTCCTCTGAATCCTCCTTTAAACCAGAAGAATTAGAAGAGGCAAAAGCTGAAGCAAAATCCAATGAGTATTGTTACGATGATGCGCTCAATGAGTTCCTGGCTATGTCATCTCCATCTTCTGCTGAAACTGAATACCATCCTGAAGAACTTGACTCTTCACCTAAGCGCTCAATCAAAAAGGAAGCTATAGAGGACTCTGACTCCAACTCCGAAGACAATGgcaagaataagaagaagaaaacgacAATGGTGTGGAGGGAAAACGACACGCTTAACCTTCTCCAATCCTTGTATAAATACGCTGAGAACAAGCGTGCTGATCCAGTTGCTGCAACTGCAGACATGAATAGTTTTTATAACTCATTCAAGAAAACTTTTCACTGCAAAGTTACGAGACTTCAGGTGGCCGATAAAGTGAGAAAACTGAAGAAAAAGTTTAAGGATAATCttgaaaagaaagggaaaactttttctttttccaaccTCCACGAGAAAAATTTGTATAAACTATCTAAAAGTATATGGGGATTGCGAAGGGATTCGCGTGAAACCAAATGCGTGGTTAATAAGAAGTTGAAGTTTGATTTTGAGGGTCATGGTATGGAGGCATTTGTGAAAAAGCGTGGACTGAGTTTGAGTAGCTTTAAAGACACTAAGAAAAAAACGTCTTTGAAGGAAAAGTGGAATGAGTTTAAATTTTCTGAATTGGAGACAACCCGCAGGCAGGCTGCATTCGAACGAGAGCTCTACGAATTGGCATTGGATGAATTGCCCTCGGGTTCTCTTTAA
- the LOC126713192 gene encoding uncharacterized protein LOC126713192 — protein MSVAQLPAGDPDCASKRARMEIQPILSFSDEDKIGTIQPYDDTLVITLRIGGGLNLKPKDLIVYDSPLVSFDGKVVIPKGQIRLPVQAGSEVVEVDFIVVDAYSPYTAIVARSWLHALGAVSSTLHLKLKYPSGDRIKEFMGSQSMARQCLVAAIMHQPEAKSSASTKGGL, from the exons ATGTCTGTAGCTCAGCTACCAGCCGGGGACCCTGATTGTGCGTCGAAAAGGGCTAGAATGGAGATCCAACCGATACTTAGTTTTTCTGATGAGGACAAGATAGGAACCATCCAGCCATACGATGATACTTTGGTGATTACCCTCAGAATAGGAGG GGGGCTAAACTTAAAGCCTAAGGACCTGATAGTCTATGATTCACCTTTGGTGAGTTTTGACGGGAAGGTTGTCATCCCAAAGGGTCAGATCAGGTTGCCCGTGCAGGCGGGTTCAGAAGTGGTtgaagtggacttcattgtggtggatGCATACTCTCCTTACACGGCCATTGTGGCCAGATCCTGGCTTCATGCCCTGGGGGCCGTTTCTTCTACTCTGCATTTGAAATTGAAGTATCCATCAGGGGATCGGATTAAGGAGTTCATGGGGAGTCAATCCATGGCTAGGCAGTGCCTTGTGGCTGCAATTATGCATCAGCCTGAGGCTAAGTCATCGGCCTCTACTAAGGggggcttatag
- the LOC126691876 gene encoding uncharacterized protein LOC126691876 isoform X2, translating to MSLETEETAMASLGMKKRKKYWSQSQSPSPMIMTTSAVSSLDSSASQLHTHENVYSSRKIIINNKLDVPNNKSVQVEEESFIIEKRKSNNRARPRPRPRRGGKNRVVVLSPYFAKQQQRPTTSTSTRIINKSNEIDLGFDGNAKGRRKDSRRYTQQGLEDEDHKMESDYQIASPLEDGSLQNEILKLEDLLSQCTYKTKDGQYDDVDGGRNLAAEVENEAVMLPSIYANLKEDQLQQPGLQIGKLSHSKRRRRNEKQQAIARVDIRKVSPYFANEGGPKVEETIPNKNTVISKHSRGDGDPRKDKKRGKRKDDRISKECTKSNEILGFEKAVLIDEDVGLTEVFDGNAKGRRKDSRHYTRDFHKMVVKDEEREMADEEQKMELDYKIKRRTSPFEGSLQNEDLKLEDVLSQYTYRSHDMTENGKNGQHDEEQEKKCSEKLSFPFEMTNNSSVLPDDGSRNLAGKVENEAVILPSILTNLKEEQVPQNGLEIGKVSRSKWRRRNEKQQAIAHVEIRKVSPYFWRSTGQVVRNDGDGTKKMKPPRRCATTHATSVRVSPYFQKISKEEENEDGRLLEGSNGYKKPVAIRTVLSSSEKLDNAYRRKSPDNMWKPPRTTPGLLQERHAHDPWRVLVICMLLNRTSGFQARRVISNLFTLCPDAKTATEVAKEEIEKIIKTLGLQKKRASMIQRLSREYMGESWTHVTQLHGVGMQLMRTQYFVQESGTR from the exons ATGTCGTTGGAAACAGAAGAAACGGCGATGGCGTCGTTGGGtatgaagaaaaggaaaaagtattGGTCTCAGTCTCAGTCTCCGTCTCCGATGATCATGACAACCTCCGCCGTAAGTTCTCTCGATTCCTCTGCATCTCAATTACATACTCATGAGAATGTTTATTCTTCTAGGAAAatcatcatcaacaataaaCTTGATGTTCCAAATAATAAGAGTGTACAAGTAGAAGAAGAGTCGTTTAttattgagaaaagaaaatcgAATAATAGAGCTAGACCTAGACCTAGACCTAGACGAGGAGGTAAGAATAGGGTTGTGGTGCTTTCTCCTTATTTTGCTAAGCAACAACAACGACCCACCACCAGCACCAGCACCAGAATCATCAACAAGTCGAATGAGATTGATCTGGGGTTTGATGGTAATGCCAAGGGGAGACGAAAGGATAGTCGGCGTTACACGCAGCAGGGTTTGGAGGATGAAGATCATAAAATGGAGTCCGATTACCAAATAGCCAGTCCACTTGAGGATGGAAGTTTACAAAATGAGATTTTAAAGCTTGAAGATCTCCTCTCACAATGCACTTACAAGACAAAGGATGGCCAGTATGATGATGTTGATGGTGGCAGGAACTTAGCTGCGGAGGTTGAGAATGAGGCTGTTATGTTACCAAGCATTTATGCTAACTTGAAAGAAGACCAATTGCAGCAACCTGGGTTACAAATTGGAAAGCTTTCTCATTCCAAGCGCAggagaagaaatgaaaaacagcAAGCAATAGCTCGTGTTGATATTCGAAAGGTCTCCCCTTACTTTGCAAATGAAGGAGGACCCAAGGTTGAGGAGACCATTCCCAACAAAAACACTGTAATATCAAAGCATAGTAGAGGTGATGGTGACCCAAGGAAGGATAAGAAGAGGGGGAAGAGAAAGGATGATAGAATTAGCAAGGAGTGTACCAAGTCTAATGAGATACTGGGGTTTGAGAAAGCCGTTTTAATAGATGAGGATGTAGGTTTAACTGAAGTTTTTGATGGTAATGCCAAGGGGAGAAGAAAGGATAGCAGGCATTACACGCGGGATTTTCACAAAATGGTAGTTAAAGATGAGGAGAGGGAGATGGCGGATGAAGAGCAAAAAATGGAGTTAGATTACAAAATAAAACGTAGGACTAGTCCATTTGAGGGAAGTTTACAAAATGAGGATTTGAAGCTTGAGGATGTTCTGTCACAATACACTTACAGGAGTCATGATATGACAGAGAACGGAAAGAATGGCCAGCATGATGAGGAGCAAGAGAAGAAATGTAGCGAGAAACTTAGTTTCCCATTTGAGATGACAAACAATTCATCCGTTCTACCTGATGATGGTAGCAGGAACTTGGCTGGGAAGGTTGAGAATGAGGCTGTTATATTGCCAAGCATTCTCacaaacttgaaagaagagCAAGTGCCGCAAAATGGGTTAGAAATTGGAAAGGTTTCTCGTTCCAAGTGGAggagaagaaatgaaaaacagcAAGCAATAGCTCATGTTGAAATTCGAAAGGTCTCCCCTTACTTCTGGAGGTCAACGGGACAGGTGGTAAGAAATGATGGTGATggtacaaaaaaaatgaaaccaccAAGACGTTGTGCAACAACTCATGCTACTTCTGTGAGGGTCTCACCCTACTTCCAAAAGAtatccaaagaagaagaaaatgaagatggCCGTTTGTTGGAAGGTAGCAATGGATATAAAAAACCTGTTGCAATTAGGACtgttctttcttcttctgagAAGCTAGACAATGCATACCGAAGAAAAAGTCCAGATAACATGTGGAAGCCTCCGCGCACCACCCCTGGTCTACTCCAAGAGCGTCATGCCCATGATCCTTGGAGGGTATTGGTGATATGTATGCTCCTAAATCGGACATCTGGTTTTCAG GCTAGAAGGGTTATATCGAATCTCTTTACTCTTTGTCCTGATGCAAAGACAGCAACCGAGGTTGCCAAAGAGGAAATAGAAAAGATTATAAAAACTCTAGGTCTACAAAAGAAGAGGGCTTCGATGATACAACGCTTGTCTCGGGAGTATATGGGGGAAAGCTGGACCCATGTGACTCAGCTGCATGGTGTTG GTATGCAGCTGATGCGTACGCAATATTTTGTACAGGAAAGTGGGACCAGGTAA